Within Oncorhynchus keta strain PuntledgeMale-10-30-2019 chromosome 30, Oket_V2, whole genome shotgun sequence, the genomic segment TCCTGTGCTGACTGCTTATTGGCGGCCTTGCCTTTCCAGGCGGCGAGGGCGGAGGCCTGGAGCGCACGGCCGTAGGAGAAGGAGAGCTTCCAAGGCCGGTGGAGGGACGTCTGGTTCATGGCATTGAGGTTTTGGGTGGCCTCCTCTTCACTCTGACCTCCAGACAGGAAGGTGAtgcctgagagagagggggggttaagCAATTTGGTGGAGAGTTCATTTTAGCGTCACCTGATCGtaactaaatatacatgttttaCTCCTTCAAATCCACCTAACCCAGGCTCACCGGGAACGGCGGCAGGAACGGTACGCCTCAAGGCGGTGACAGTTGCCATGCCAACCTCCTGGGGGGTGAACTTCTTGGGGCAGGAGTGTCCAGCAGTGACCATGTTAGGCTTCAACAGGGTACCCtccaggtagacgtggtggtcgTTCAGAGCCTTGTACGTGGCTGCCAGGACCTGGTGAGAAGGATGGTTTAGAGGCGTTCAGTTCAGCCATGTCAATTGGAATGTGACTAAGGGATTTGGGGTGATAAGTTTGTAATTTCGTGCTGTTAAAACAAGTCCAGCACTGGCTTTGTGAAAGAGAGAAATTGACAACTGAGAAATGTGATTCAAATAACATTTGGTAGGTTATGAGCTCACCTTTTCAGTGACATACTGAGTGCGCAGCAGGTCATGGTCTCCGTCAGGCAAAATCTCTGGCTCCACGATGGGCACCAGGCCGTTCTGACGAGAGAAaaataattaacatcacgtgtacACACTTATGTAGACAAACCTTACCATTAAGGAATTTCTGATAATTTGTTAGTTTTTGTGAAGTCAGGTACAGCAGTAGTACTGTACATCTGACAGTTTCCCCTGTGGGACATTAAAGTTGATCCTATCCTAGGGTACAGGGCACTATAGTTTTAGAAGGGAGAAGTTATCATGGCATGCACACACCTGTTGGCAGATACTGGCGTATCTGGCGAGGACATTGGCATTCTCTGCGATGGCGAGGGCCGAGGGGCAGGCGTCGGAGATCTTGAGCACACACCTCCATTTGGCGAAGTCGCAACCGTCCTTCTTGTACTGAGCACAACGCTCAGAGAGTCCATCAAGACCTGATGAGAGAAGGatgatatactgaacaaaaaacaaaacacaacatgcaacaatttccaaGATTTagagttcataaggaaatcagtcaattgaaaaattcattaggccctagtcTATGGATTGCACCTGTTtgggaatacagacatgcatctgtTGATCAGATGCCATAAAAATTAATTAAAGCtgaggcgtggatcagaaaaccagtcagtatctggtgacaacgatttgcctcatgcagcgtgacacatctccgtcgcatggagttgatcaggctgttgattttggCCTGTGATATGTCACGCCTCTTCAATggctgtcgatccagagcatcccaaacatgctcaatgggtgacatgtctgagtatgcaggctatagaagaactgggacattttcagcttccagaaattaTGTACAGTTCCTTGCGACAATGGTCTGAGCActaccatgctgaaacatgaggtgatggtggcggataaAATgtcacaacaatgggcctcaggatctcgtcccGGTATCGCTGTGCATTAATTTAGCAATCAATAAAATTAaactgtgttcgttgtccgtagcttttGCCTGCCCATAACCCCACTATGGGGTACACTGTTcataacgttgacatcagcaaaaccGCTCACCAACACACATGGGTTGCAgttttgaggccggttggacttaaagccaaattctctaaaattatgttggCAGTACATTAAGGTAGAGAAATGATCCTtcaattttctggcaacagctctggtgcaAATTCCCTTAACTTGAGGCAtatatggcattgtgttgtgacaactgcacattttagagtggccttttattttaacaaggtgcacatgtgtaatgagcatgccttttaattagcttcttgatatgccacacctgtcaggtggatggattatcttggcaaaggcgaaatgctcactaacagtgaaTTAAACAAAATTTGAGAAACAAGCTGTGTGTACAGAATAGTTGTGAAtgtttcatttcagctcatgaatcatgggaccaaaactttacatggtccatttatatttttgttcagtcttTGCTTTCATAGTCATGCAACGCATTTTACTGTTGACGGTTTGCAATCCATCATGTCAAACGGATTCAATGTGGTCTTGGGAGATTTCAGGAACTGGTTTCAAGGCGTTTCAGATTTGACACAGGGCTTTATGAGAGTTGCAACAGAAATAAAGAGTGTAATCTTACCCTGTGTGGTAGTCTCTCCATCTGTTCCATTCAGACCAGCTGTGCCTTTGTCCACCTAGAAAACAAATGTTCAAACTATAACCCCTTTCCCAGTAGTGTGTAATCCATAGTGTCACTATATGACATCCAATCTTG encodes:
- the LOC118363383 gene encoding fructose-bisphosphate aldolase B-like codes for the protein MTTQFPSLSPEQKKELSDIAQRIVAPGKGILAADESTGTMGKRLQKINVENNEENRRTFRDLLFSAVDPNCIGGIIFFHETLYQMSDKGVLFPQVIKDKGIVVGIKVDKGTAGLNGTDGETTTQGLDGLSERCAQYKKDGCDFAKWRCVLKISDACPSALAIAENANVLARYASICQQNGLVPIVEPEILPDGDHDLLRTQYVTEKVLAATYKALNDHHVYLEGTLLKPNMVTAGHSCPKKFTPQEVGMATVTALRRTVPAAVPGITFLSGGQSEEEATQNLNAMNQTSLHRPWKLSFSYGRALQASALAAWKGKAANKQSAQDAFTSRAKSNGLASKGKYTAVSSDDQASMQSLHTANYVY